The nucleotide window tcatcagaacccaaaatataagcttgttttaaaCAAACACACTAcatcctcaaaacatggttaaaactatacttTGGGATGGTTAGTCCTTGTATCCAAAGCTCTTTCTATGAAATTGAGAGTTTTAGCTACAATTCTCctatcccatccctcagctttttaccaaaacagaggtgggGTGTCCACTTTGTTGTAGTCTCAACTGCTGATTGGTCCTTTAAGTAAACGACTAGGCCTAACAATATGGTCCCAGACAGCCTCAAACATCCTCCATTTTAAAACTGGAACCGGATCTTTGTGTGATTTCTCTGAAAAAGCAAGTCTTGTGAACAGAGAGCATTAAGGTTGCATTGGTAGACAGACGTAGGGCACGTCACAGTGCGTTAGTCTTGACTGCCAAGGGTCACTGAGTTCACCAAGGAAGCAGAACCTCTGTGATGATGACTAGAACCCTCAAGGCAGAAGGGAAGTAAACCATGTTAGTTGCTGCTCAacctatttttattttactaggcaagtcagttaagaacaaattcttactttcaatgacagcctaggaacagtgccttgttcaggggaagaacgacagatttttaccttgtcagctcagggagcTGATCTTGCAACCgattggttactagtccaacgctctaaccactaggctacctgccacctggTGGAAGTCTGGTAAAGAATAGATATTGGGATGCAGTTCTTTCCTGCCCTCACACCTCTCTCATTCGctctcttgccctctccctccatctcaccctctccctccatctcaccctctccctccatctcgccctctccctccgtctcaccctctccctctcgccctctccctccatctcgccctctcacatacacacttactgacattaatacacacacacacctcaacatccATAAggtgtgcacacgcacacactggaaTTGTTCCTCGTCCATTCCACCACAGCGAAGttacttcctctcccttcccccgcCACATGTACCATGATGTATGGAATGTCTTCCCATTATAAAGCTTTGACTGGTCATTTTATGGACATACATACCAGCCCCAAACAGACTCGGGCTCGGCCCTTCCAAGAGAAGCCGTCCTTCTCTGCTTTTTCAAACACAACACCCCAACACATAATTTTCCCCCTGTCTGCTGCCTCATTCAAACACCCCAACACATCtatttccaccctctctctgcctcattcaAACACCCCAACACATCCAatttcaccctctctctgcctcattcaAACACCCCAACACATCTAatttcaccctctctctgcctcattcaAACACCCCAACACATCTAatttcaccctctctctgcctcattcaAACACCCCAACACATCTAatttcaccctctctctgcctcattcaAACACCCCAACACATCtatttccaccctctctctgcctcattcaAACACCCCAACACATCtatttccaccctctctctgcctcattcaAACACCCCAACACATCtatttccaccctctctctgcctcattcaAATACCCCAACACATCtatttccaccctctctctgcctcaaaCACCCCAACACATCtatttccaccctctctctgcctcattcaAACACCCCAACACATCtatttccaccctctctctgcctcattcaAACACCCCAACACATCTAatttcaccctctctctgcctcattcaAACACCCCAACACATCtatttccaccctctctctgcctcattcaAACACCCCAACACATCCAatttcaccctctctctgcctcattcaAACACCCCAACACATCTAatttcaccctctctctgcctcattcaAACACCCCAACACATCTAatttcaccctctctctgcctcattcaAACACCCCAACACATCtatttccaccctctctctgcctcattcaAACACCCCAACACATCtatttccaccctctctctgcctcattcaAACACCCCAACACATCTAatttcaccctctctctgcctcattcaAACACCCCAACACATCTAATTTCACCCTCTCTGCCTCATTCAAACACCCCAACACATCtatttccaccctctctctgcctcattcaAACACCCCAACACATCTAATTTCACCCTCTCTGCCTCATTCAAACACCCCAACACATCtatttccaccctctctctgcctcattcaAACACCCCAACACATCTAatttcaccctctctctgcctcattcaAACACCCCAACACATCTGATTTTCACTGTCTGCTGGTTGTTTCCCAgtactcatccatctctctctcacacatggttacaaacatctgtctgtctggtgattGGGCTTGGCTGGAGACACAGAAAGCCCCCTCTGTCCCGTTCTGACAGACTATATCCAGAAACCATGTGACAGGAAGCACCACTCGTCAACTATACCCAGTGTACCCAGCATGCCCTCTACTCTAACAGCTGGAGGGACCAAAAAAACATTCTAAACTGGTGCCCTTCAGTGTTGCTCGACTACATCACAGAAAGGTTGTGTTTATGTTCAACCATTGACAAAGCAAACAGAAACACATTTCAGAACGGTGTTTGAGATAGGGTTCCTGGTTGATGTTTGTAGAGGGCCTGAAAAACCAGAGGTCCAATAGGAGCCAGGCCTGGGTCTGACATATGATGCAACAGTAAGGCCTATAGATGTACTAGGCCtgcacattttagtcatttatccAGAGCAACTGAAAGCAAAGAATACATACATTTGAATACTATTTTTTTCATACTGGGCCCTCattggaatcgaacccacaaccctggtgttgtaagcaccatgctctaccaactgagctacacaggacctacAGTCTTAATAAGCCAACGACTACACATTCAAGTATAGAGCACACACCCACGCAATCACACCAACAGAATGAAGAGCGCACACACCCACGCAATCACACCAACAGAATGAAGAGCCCACACCCACGCAATCACACCAACAGAATGAAGAGCCCACACCCACCAGAATGAAGAGCCCACACCCACCAGAATGAAGAGCCCACACCCACCAGAATGAAGAGCCCACACCCACCAGAATGAAGAGCCCACACCCACCAGAATGAAGAGCCCACACCCACGCAATCACACCAACAGAATGAAGAGCCCACACCCACGCAATCACACCAACAGAATGAAGAGCCCACACCCACGCAATCACACCAACAGAATGAAGAGCCCACACCCACGCAATCACACCAACAGAATGAAGAGCCCACACTCACGCAATCACACCAACAGAATGAAGAGCCCACACCCACGCAATCACACCAACAGAATGAAGAGCCCACACCCACCAGAATGAAGAGCCCACACCCACCAGAATGAAGAGCCCACACCCACGCAATCACACCAACAGAATGAAGAGCCCACACCCACCAGAATGAAGGGCCCACACCCACCAGAATGAAGAGCCCACACCCACGCAATCACACCAACAGAATGAAGAGCCCACACCCACCAGAATGAAGAGCCCACACCCACGCAATCACACCAACAGAATGAAGAGCCCACACCCACGCAATCACACCAACAGAATGAAGAGCCCACACCCACGCAATCACACCAACAGAATGAAGAGCCCACACCCACGCAATATCACACCAACAGAATGAAGAACCCACGCAATCACACCAACAGAATGAAGAGCCCACACCCACGCAATCACACCAACAGAATGAAGAGCCCACACCCACGCAATATCACACCAACAAAATGAAGAGCCCACACCCACGCAATATCACACCAACAGAATGAAGAGCCCACACCCACGCAATCACACCAACAGAATGAAGAGCCCACACCCACGCAATCACACCAACAGAATGAAGAGCCCACACCCACGCAATCACACCAACAGAATGAAGAGCCCACACCCACCAGAATGAAGAGCCCACACCCACCAGAATGAAGAGCCCACAACCACGCAATCACACCAACAGAATGAAGAGCCCACACCCACCAGAATGAAGAGCCCACACCCACGCAATCACACCCACAGAATGAAGAGCCCACACCCACGCAATCACACCAACAGAATGAAGAGCCCACACCCACGCAATCACACCAACAGAATGAAGAGCCCACACCCACGCAATCACACCAACAGAATGAAGAGCCCACACCCACGCAATCACACGAACAGAATGAAGAGCCCACACCCACGCAATATCACACCAACAGAATGAAGAGCCCACACCCACGCAATCACACCAACAGAATGAAGAGCCCACACCCACCAGAATGAAGAGCCCACACCCACGCAATCACACCAACAGAATGAAGAGCCCACACCCACGCAATCACACCAACAGAATGAAGAGCCCACACCCACGCAATCACACGAACAGAATGAAGAGCCCACACCCACGCAATCACACCAACAGAATGAAGAGCCCACACCCACCAGAATGAAGAGCCCACACCCACGCAATCACACCCACAGAATGAAGAGCCCACACCCACGCAATCACACCAACAGAATGAAGAGCCCACACCCACGCAATCACACCAACAGAATGAAGAGCCCACACCCACGCAATCACACCAACAGAATGAAGAGCCCACACCCACGCAATCACACCAACAGAATGAAGAGCCCACACTCACGCAATCACACCAACAGAATGAAGAGCCCACACCCACCAGAATGAAGAGCCCACACCCACCAGAATGAAGAGCCCACACCCACCAGAATGAAGAGCCCACACCCACGCAATCACACCAACAGAATGAAGAGCCCACACCCACCAGAATGAAGGGCCCACACCCACCAGAATGAAGAGCCCACACCCACCAGAATGAAGAGCCCACACCCACGCAATCACACCAACAGAATGAAGAGCCCACACCCACGCAATCACACCAACAGAATGAAGAGCCCACACCCACGCAATCACACCAACAGAATGAAGAGCCCACACCCACGCAATATCACACCAACAGAATGAAGAACCCACGCAATCACACCAACAGAATGAAGAGCCCACACCCACGCAATCACACCAACAGAATGAAGAGCCCACACCCACGCAATATCACACCAACAAAATGAAGAGCCCACACCCACGCAATATCACACCAACAGAATGAAGAGCCCACACCCACGCAATCACACCAACAGAATGAAGAGCCCACACCCACGCAATCACACCAACAGAATGAAGAGCACACACCCACGCAATCACACCAACAGAATGAAGAGCCCAGCCCATCACCCAACAGAATGAAGAGCCCACACCCACCAGAATGAAGAGCCCACACCCACGCAATCACACCAACAGAATGAAGAGCCCACAATCCACCAACAGAATGAAGAGCCCACACCCACGCAATCACACCCACAGAATGAAGAGCCCACACCCACGCAATCACACCAACAGAATGAAGAGCCCACACCCACGCAATCACACCAACAGAATGAAGAGCCCACACCCACGCAATCACACCAACAGAATGAAGAGCCCACACCCACGCAATCACACCAACAGAATGAAGAGCCCACACCCACGCAACCCACGCAATCACACCAACAGAATGAAGAGCCCACACCCACGCAATCACACCAACAGAATGAAGAGCCCACACCCACCAGAATGAAGAGCCCACACCCACGCAATCACACCAACAGAATGAAGAGCCCACACCCACGCAATCACACCAACAGAATGAAGAGCCCACACCAACAGAATGAAGAGCCCACACCAAAACGTTGCAGAAAATGCCTTTTGTATTCAAAAGTCCTCCAAACCAGACAGGTGGGTAGTAATAGACTTGAGGTCAAAATTACAATTGAATCAGGATTTCACATTTCAGAAAGAAATCATAAAAATGTCTAATTAAAACTCAAACATGGCTTACTTTTCTCTGAACCCCACAGCATAAACCTGCTTGGGTTCATATTCTCTGTGGATtagtaccagtgtgtgtgtgtggggggggtctaCACCTCAACTTCCTCTCTGAAAAATACAAAAAGTAACACTATGAGCCCAACTGAAATCAAACTGAAACTGTAAAGTACTGTTGTGATTAGAGGGCTCCTTGGTTGGCACATGGAGACAAGTGTAATTCTCAGGAAGGCACTTGACATGGGTTCCAGTCGTGCGTATTCTCCATGTCATGTCAGtaacatctgtaaggtccttgTTTGTGTAAAGAGTGACACTGGCAAGGGAAGTGCAAGTTTTGTATTCAATCCAACATCATCAGCAGTCCCAAAGAAAAACCACAAACCACCACATTCCAGGGGCGTATTCATTATGGAAACCGTTTAAGAACCAAATGTAAGCAAATAGAGAAAAacaagtttctattggacaaattcaggcaGGTCACCCCCGttttcttccgtttaagaaacgttttgcaacagaatctgcgtaatgaatacaccccatgtCTTGAGTAGGCTTTTTTCTCAACAGGTAATGTACCACAGCTTGATGTTCAAGCTATTTGTTATGTTTAGTCTTATTTGAACAGGATGCTCAGGTTTAAGCTAATTCCAGTAAACAGTGCAGGTTTACTGACTGGCATATGGGGTTTATTTGACACTGaaccaaaaaaaaaaagagaaaaaaaagagctTTTGCAGGGAGTTCcctatttttttggggggggcaaaTGTTCCTTGAGCCCAGCAGAATCCACAGAAAGCAGACCCTCCCTGTTCAGCAGAGGGAGGAGTCCTCCAATCCATCTCTCCTGCCCAGAAGACGTGAAAAAGTACAACTCAACAGTAAAcaatccccacataacattatcaTAGCAAAACAAAGCAACACAGTGTCTCTCTCAGGTCCCAATAAGACATCCCCATCGAGGCACGTTTCCAGAGAAGTGGCAAATACAAAGCTGTTTGATATTGAAATAAAAACTTAAACATTCAAGTACTTTGTCATGTAAACACTTTTTAGGCTATATCAATATCTAATGTTGTCATCCTCGATGGTGTGTGCGACAATACAACAGTGGGCTGCTTTCTATATTGACCGCCGCCTAAtcaaaatttaaaaaaagagacCGTATCATTTTGTTAACAAGTTATCAAAATTAGGGCTTGTTTGATGGTTTTCACATAGATGAAACACTCACAGCTGCACGAAACACGTTTTCTTAGAGAAGCACGCAAGAACAACAGCGATCTCCACCGCTGGGTAAAGAAGAATAGTTCATCTGTCTGACGATTTCTGCGAACAGTTCGTCGACCAAGCCTTTATTTTTTGCAGAAGTTTCCATAAACGGGCAATTCCACTCCTGAGCCAGCGCCTTGCCTTCCCCGGAAGAGACCTCCCTCTCGCCTTCCAAGTCCACCTTGTTTCCAACCAATACCATTGGCACTCTCTCGTATCTTTTCACTCGGATGATTTGATCCCTCAATGCCTTGATGTCTTGGAAGCTCTGCTGGTTGACCAGACTGTAGACCAAAATAAATCCCTGCCCGTTTTTGATGTACAGGTCTCGCATGGAGGCGAACTGTTCGGTCCCGGCCGTGTCCAGTATCTCCAGAACAGAGGGCGACGAGTCCACCTCGATCTCCTTTCGGTAGAAATCCTCTATTGTGGGGTCGTATTTCTCAATGAAAGATCCCGTCACAAACTGGACCGTTAATGCTGATTTACCCACTCCGCCCGAGCCCAACACAACCACTTTATACTCCCTCATGGCTCCAGAAAGCAGACAACCCTTCTCTACGAATCCTCTTCCCACCCGCCGTCCGCCCCGATGTTTTTAGACCGCAGACACCTTTCACGGGTGGGACTTGTCAAATCCCTCGGCGGAAAAGCTTTCGAGGAACGTCTCCAAAAGTCTTGCTAAGAAGCCGAAGACTGTGGCCGTTCCCGAACATTAGTAATATAACGTGGAGCACATTTTCGGTTATTTGTACTGTGCCATGGTGTCGGTACGCGTGAACTAGTCTTTCTCTGCCTGTCGTTTCCTGCCCACTGTTTCTCGGCGCAAGGCAACTAA belongs to Oncorhynchus gorbuscha isolate QuinsamMale2020 ecotype Even-year linkage group LG22, OgorEven_v1.0, whole genome shotgun sequence and includes:
- the LOC124009513 gene encoding ras-related protein Rap-2b-like, with amino-acid sequence MREYKVVVLGSGGVGKSALTVQFVTGSFIEKYDPTIEDFYRKEIEVDSSPSVLEILDTAGTEQFASMRDLYIKNGQGFILVYSLVNQQSFQDIKALRDQIIRVKRYERVPMVLVGNKVDLEGEREVSSGEGKALAQEWNCPFMETSAKNKGLVDELFAEIVRQMNYSSLPSGGDRCCSCVLL
- the LOC124009440 gene encoding uncharacterized histidine-rich protein DDB_G0274557-like — protein: MKSPHPRNHTHRMKSPHPRNHTNRMKSPHPRNHTNRMKSPHPRNHTNRMKSPHPRNHTNRMKSPHPQPTPTQSHQQNEEPTPTQSHQQNEEPTPTQSHEQNEEPTPTQSHQQNEEPTPTRMKSPHPRNHTHRMKSPHPRNHTNRMKSPHPRNHTNRMKSPHPRNHTNRMKSPHPRNHTNRMKSPHSRNHTNRMKSPHPPE